CGTTGCCGACAGCCGGCTACCTGATGTATGCGGCCAAGAGTTTCACAGGCGTCATGTTCTTAGGTGGTGCGGTTGCCGCTGTCGCGGGGCTCTACTCGGGCGTGCAACTGCTAGGCTGTTTGCTTCGAGCGATCCGCGACGGGTCCTGGGAAGGTGCCGAGGGTGCTTCGACTGGTGCGGGCGCGGATGTGGAACTTCCCATTGCAGGGGAAGAGCCCCAACGAGCTTAGGGCGGATCAAAAGCCCCGCGCTGCCTTGACGTCGTCGAAGTCACGCAGATGGTAGTCGATGCCGACGTAGTCCAGCACACGGCAAAGCGCCTTGAGAGCGATGCTCATGCCATCAGGACCGCTGAACCCGCCATACTGACCGCCACCTTTGAGATGGGGCTCCAGGTCAAGAATCACCCCTGGGATGCCACGCCGTTTTAGACGACGCTCCAACTTGGGGATTTCCTCGGCGAAGTCAGTAAGAATTTGGACGTGCCCACTATCCCCTTCATCAGCGGGGACGAAGTTTTTGAGCATCTCTTCGTTGACATGCCCAACCGGCTTCTTCAGCCGTGGGTCGCGATAATCCTTGATATGCATCCAGCCTAAGCTGGGTTTCATCGCGTGGTATTGCTCGACGCAATCATTCGTGTTGTATCCCTGGCTGACGATGTTCGCACCGTCGAAGATCGTCACCATTGCCGGATGATTCACTTTGCGATGAAGCTCGGCCATCAACTGGCCCGTCTGGCCAATGAGATTTGCTTCCACCTCAAGACCAAACGTCAGATCGCTCCGGTGACAGACTTCCGCGATCTCGCCGAGTTGGTCGACCGCCTGGGGGAGATACTCCCAAGGATCTTGGTCTTTGGGGTGGTAGAAGGAAAAACCCCGGATGAGTTTCGTCTCGAAAGCGTGTGCCATTTCGCAAGCTTTCTGCACTTCGCTCTTCAAGTATTTCTTGAACGGTACGTAGCGGTTCTTGGTGCCATCCTCTTCGTTAACGAGCTTCACCTTACCGATTGGTGAGCCAATCGAGGCGACATTCATGCCGTACTCGTCTTCCAGATGGCGAAGCTTTGTGATCTCGCTCTTGGTGAGCTGCATCACGTTTTTCACGCCGTTCCCTACGTCGACGAATCGCAAACTGTAGTACTGTAATCCTAGAGCCGCGAAAGCAGCAAATTGCTCGACAGCAGTCTTGTGATTGGCCGCTTCGTCAGCAAAACCGGAGAGAATAACGCTGGGGAGTTTGGACATGTCGTTCTAATTGCTTTTCAAATTAAAATTCAGAAAAGAAAAAGCAGCATCAATATTTCGAATTAAACAGCGGATGTGTGTTGCACCACCACCGTCTCGGTGATTCCGCCTCGCGCCCCGAAAGCAGCTTCGACCTTCAACCAGCGGGGTTCGAGGACCATCGCCAAATCATCGACGATTGTGTTGGTAACCATCTCGTAGAAGATCCCTTCGTTCCGATAGCTTTGCAGATAGAACTTGAGGCTCTTCAGTTCAACGCACTTCTTGTTGGGCGTATACGTGATGGTAATCGTGCCAAAGTCCGGCTGGCCCGTCTTAGGGCAAACGGATGTAAACTCGGGGGCGACGATTTCGATCTTGTAATCGCGATGCGGGAACTGGTTCTCAAAGGTTTCCAATAAACTGCGTGACTCACTCATTATGGATACACTGCCTCGTTACGGTTTCTCTGCGATACTCTCGTGATAGGGTCTGCTTGTGGCGACTTTCGGCAAGCTCCACATTGTGGCATGATGAGTGAGATTTTGAAGGGGAAACTGCAAATACACGTGAGCTTCCTGCCCTGCACCCGTGTCCGAAATTAGACATGCCCAACACGCCGAAACCTGCCGTTGCTTTGCTTTCTGGAGGACTCGATTCCGCCACGACTGCCGCGATTGCCAAGAGCGAAGGCTACCAAGTCCACGGCTTGAGCATCGACTATGGCCAGCGGCACCGCTTTGAACTTGAATCAGCCTCGAAGGTGGCCACGGCCTTGGATTTGGCCTCCCACCGGATACTGAAAATCGACCTGGCCTGCTTAGGAGGAAGCGCCTTGACGGCAGACATTGACGTTCCACAGGGGAGAAGCGACGACGAGATTTCCGAGGGCATCCCCATTACTTACGTTCCCGCACGGAACACGGTGATGCTCTCCCTGGCACTGGCTCAAGCTGAGGTTTTAAGTTCCGCCGATTTGTTCATCGGCGTCAATGCCGTGGACTATAGTGGGTATCCTGATTGCCGAAGTGAGTTCATTTCAGCCTTCGAAAGAGTAGCGAACCTAGCTACCAAAGCAGGCGTGGAAGGTTCCCTTGCGTTCAAAATCCATACGCCGCTGATCGACCTGACCAAGTCAGAGATCGTTCAGCGTGGCGTGCAATTGGGTGTTGACTATTCGCTAACGCACACGTGCTACTCGCCCAACGAAGCTGGTGTTTCCTGTGGGCGTTGCGATGCGTGCCAATTGCGTTATCAAGGATTTCAAGCGGCCGGTCTCGAAGATCCGATTGAGTATCAACAGCAGCCAACTTGATTTTTCCTCAAGACATCGAAGATGAAAATCGCGGAAGTCTACAAATCGATTCAAGGCGAAGGTTTGCTGACCGGCGTGCATAGCGTGTTCGTCCGCGCTAGTGGCTGCAACCTGCGCTGCTGGTTCTGCGATACGCCCCATGCCTCGTGGCAACCGGAGGGGCGTGACTACACGGTGGATGAGATTGTCGCCGAGGTCGAAGAGTGGGACTGCAACCATGTCGTCCTCACCGGTGGCGAGCCCATGCTGTTCGCCGAAATGATTCCGCTAACAAAAGAGCTACGCAAACGGGGCAAGCACATCACGATTGAAACCGCGGGGACACTCTACCTGCCGGTCGAGTGCGATTTGCTCTCACTCAGTCCAAAACTCGCGGGAAGTGGGCCTCAGGACGTACGCGACGCCCGCTTACTTAGGCGTCATGAGCGGCAGAGGGATCAACCGGAGGTGATTGCACAACTGCTTGAAGAGTACGAGTATCAGCTCAAGTTCGTCGTCGACGCGGCAGCGGACTTGGCTGAGATTCAGGAGTACGTCTCGCGATTTCCTCAGATACAGCAAAGCCGAATCATGTTGATGCCGCAAGGCAATAGCCCTGAGGAACTGTCAGAGAAGAATCCGTGGGTCCAGGCAGCCTGCCAGCAGCGTGGATGGACCTTCTGCCCACGTCGACAGATCGAATGGTTTGGAGCAGTGCGGGGGACGTAGCTCTACCGCAGCAGCATTGCAA
The Lacipirellulaceae bacterium genome window above contains:
- a CDS encoding TIM barrel protein, which gives rise to MSKLPSVILSGFADEAANHKTAVEQFAAFAALGLQYYSLRFVDVGNGVKNVMQLTKSEITKLRHLEDEYGMNVASIGSPIGKVKLVNEEDGTKNRYVPFKKYLKSEVQKACEMAHAFETKLIRGFSFYHPKDQDPWEYLPQAVDQLGEIAEVCHRSDLTFGLEVEANLIGQTGQLMAELHRKVNHPAMVTIFDGANIVSQGYNTNDCVEQYHAMKPSLGWMHIKDYRDPRLKKPVGHVNEEMLKNFVPADEGDSGHVQILTDFAEEIPKLERRLKRRGIPGVILDLEPHLKGGGQYGGFSGPDGMSIALKALCRVLDYVGIDYHLRDFDDVKAARGF
- the queF gene encoding preQ(1) synthase; this encodes MSESRSLLETFENQFPHRDYKIEIVAPEFTSVCPKTGQPDFGTITITYTPNKKCVELKSLKFYLQSYRNEGIFYEMVTNTIVDDLAMVLEPRWLKVEAAFGARGGITETVVVQHTSAV
- the queC gene encoding 7-cyano-7-deazaguanine synthase QueC, with protein sequence MPNTPKPAVALLSGGLDSATTAAIAKSEGYQVHGLSIDYGQRHRFELESASKVATALDLASHRILKIDLACLGGSALTADIDVPQGRSDDEISEGIPITYVPARNTVMLSLALAQAEVLSSADLFIGVNAVDYSGYPDCRSEFISAFERVANLATKAGVEGSLAFKIHTPLIDLTKSEIVQRGVQLGVDYSLTHTCYSPNEAGVSCGRCDACQLRYQGFQAAGLEDPIEYQQQPT
- a CDS encoding 7-carboxy-7-deazaguanine synthase QueE — protein: MKIAEVYKSIQGEGLLTGVHSVFVRASGCNLRCWFCDTPHASWQPEGRDYTVDEIVAEVEEWDCNHVVLTGGEPMLFAEMIPLTKELRKRGKHITIETAGTLYLPVECDLLSLSPKLAGSGPQDVRDARLLRRHERQRDQPEVIAQLLEEYEYQLKFVVDAAADLAEIQEYVSRFPQIQQSRIMLMPQGNSPEELSEKNPWVQAACQQRGWTFCPRRQIEWFGAVRGT